One Pyrofollis japonicus DNA window includes the following coding sequences:
- a CDS encoding ribbon-helix-helix domain-containing protein, translating to MARINRVQRPVFDIVIPSPKKVVSIKLEVDLLEEIDRLWRSLGYTSRSEFIREALIYYMQVVSSISFESTQEVSVIENNPAMKIDDNDEDKKVKDGALVVLDTATDIA from the coding sequence ATGGCAAGAATTAATAGAGTGCAGCGCCCTGTCTTTGACATAGTGATTCCTTCACCTAAGAAAGTGGTTAGCATAAAGCTTGAAGTCGACCTCCTTGAGGAGATAGACCGGTTGTGGCGGAGCCTAGGCTATACGTCGCGTAGCGAGTTCATACGCGAGGCATTGATTTATTACATGCAAGTGGTTAGCAGTATATCCTTTGAATCTACTCAGGAAGTAAGTGTTATCGAGAATAATCCTGCAATGAAAATAGACGATAATGATGAAGATAAAAAGGTTAAGGACGGAGCATTGGTAGTTCTTGATACTGCTACCGATATAGCCTAG
- a CDS encoding TatD family hydrolase, with amino-acid sequence MSGLMFADAHAHFSPKGLGAFNIAKKFKEKNGWFIAFIALSPWHYGINITPRTAFDAYIRSIEIFLKGCAEARQAGIRVSCLAGFHPADVDKLISIGMAPEEVLDVGIKVVEYEVELCEKGIINGIGEVGRQHYKTMPERLAIASTIMLRAFELVSGGCRIHLHLENSGAATVKTVEKLVELAKAPRHLILFHHASTRVADIATQSGFWATLPGKKELLRKALQQIRRIDRVLIESDYIDDPKRPCVSSCPWEIVDNQLALLQEGIIDEEVVAKINIDNIIAFYDVEAPS; translated from the coding sequence ATGTCTGGACTCATGTTTGCTGATGCACATGCACATTTCTCTCCAAAGGGGTTAGGTGCATTTAATATAGCTAAGAAGTTTAAGGAGAAAAACGGCTGGTTCATTGCATTTATTGCGCTCTCGCCATGGCACTATGGAATAAATATTACGCCAAGAACAGCCTTTGACGCGTATATTAGGTCCATAGAGATTTTCTTAAAGGGATGTGCCGAGGCACGGCAAGCAGGAATACGCGTATCATGTCTTGCAGGCTTTCATCCAGCTGATGTTGATAAGCTTATAAGCATTGGTATGGCGCCAGAGGAGGTTCTGGATGTAGGCATTAAGGTTGTAGAGTACGAGGTAGAGCTTTGCGAAAAGGGAATTATTAACGGAATCGGCGAAGTTGGCCGTCAACATTATAAGACGATGCCGGAGCGCTTAGCTATAGCGTCAACAATAATGCTAAGAGCATTCGAACTCGTAAGCGGCGGGTGTCGCATACATCTTCATCTTGAGAACTCCGGCGCAGCAACAGTAAAGACTGTTGAGAAGCTCGTAGAGCTAGCTAAAGCGCCCCGACACCTCATATTATTTCATCATGCGTCGACACGCGTAGCAGACATTGCGACACAAAGCGGTTTCTGGGCAACTCTGCCTGGTAAGAAAGAGCTCTTACGAAAAGCGCTTCAGCAGATAAGGAGAATTGATAGAGTGCTTATTGAGTCGGACTACATAGATGACCCTAAAAGGCCTTGCGTCTCTTCATGCCCGTGGGAAATCGTGGATAATCAATTAGCTCTACTACAGGAAGGCATAATAGACGAGGAAGTCGTTGCTAAAATAAATATTGATAACATTATAGCTTTCTATGATGTTGAGGCGCCTAGCTAA
- a CDS encoding ZPR1 zinc finger domain-containing protein, which yields MSTKQQDELLKNNSTKLVKLGEAVVTCPICGSKSLRITDYLYDLPLVGKIILTTGKCEKCGYKYNDVRLAEAKPPQRIILKVEDEDDLNALVVRASSASIIIPEKGLEMHPGPASQGFITTVEGLLERFREAIELACKDPEASKEKCNELLEWIKRAKEGQEDFTVIIEDPEGVSTIVSPKARTEPLNEKRRD from the coding sequence ATGAGTACCAAGCAGCAAGACGAATTATTGAAAAATAACAGCACAAAATTAGTAAAGCTAGGAGAAGCAGTAGTAACATGCCCAATTTGTGGATCAAAGTCTCTCCGAATAACTGATTACTTATACGATCTACCGCTTGTTGGAAAGATAATACTCACGACTGGCAAGTGCGAGAAATGCGGATATAAGTATAATGATGTAAGACTTGCCGAGGCCAAGCCACCTCAAAGAATAATACTCAAAGTAGAAGACGAGGACGACCTCAACGCGTTAGTTGTGAGGGCTTCATCAGCATCCATAATTATTCCAGAAAAAGGCCTTGAGATGCACCCAGGGCCTGCCTCGCAAGGCTTCATAACTACCGTGGAGGGGCTTCTTGAAAGATTCCGCGAAGCAATAGAACTTGCTTGTAAAGACCCCGAAGCAAGTAAGGAGAAATGCAATGAACTCCTTGAATGGATAAAGCGGGCAAAAGAGGGACAAGAAGACTTTACCGTCATAATAGAGGATCCCGAAGGAGTTAGCACAATAGTATCTCCGAAAGCTAGAACCGAGCCACTTAATGAAAAAAGACGGGACTAA
- a CDS encoding digeranylgeranylglycerophospholipid reductase → MREKYDVIIAGLGPAGTVALWHLARKGFNVAAIDWRNLNTLWGKPCGDALGAHHPREAGLPEPPSTVIKNHVKAIDIYSPGETTRYRVHGEGYIINRNAFGKWLVESVIDKDNVDVFFNSKVLEPIIKDNKVVGVRAKIADKVAELRSSIVIEATGFSRVLRNKLPHEWPIYEPIDPRDTNIAYREVIEYEDYKIDEPDVIRIYLDQEIAPGGYWWYFPESAKSVNVGLGVQGGMGYPNPMTIYKEKLTKHPLLQKKYHVHNAAGAPLPTRRPSNTLVGPGIVAIGDAGYTVNPVHGGGMGYAFRAAYYAAQAIEEAYNRNDFSEEGLWSLNINYMQNVGAKQAALDVFRRFLQRLPNDDIRYGMEKKLLPEEDVLYTSNVGELRISTLEKAKIIIRGLGRPSLLAKLKLVGDYMKKARDHYMNYPESPAQLSEWIKETERIFNEFEQKLAEKM, encoded by the coding sequence GTGCGCGAAAAGTACGACGTGATTATAGCGGGTCTCGGGCCAGCCGGCACAGTTGCACTCTGGCACTTGGCACGTAAAGGCTTTAATGTCGCAGCAATTGATTGGCGCAACCTTAACACCCTTTGGGGAAAACCATGCGGCGATGCACTGGGAGCACATCATCCACGTGAAGCAGGTCTCCCCGAGCCTCCAAGCACAGTAATAAAGAACCATGTCAAGGCTATTGACATATACTCGCCAGGTGAGACTACAAGGTATAGGGTTCACGGAGAAGGCTACATCATTAACCGTAATGCGTTTGGAAAATGGCTTGTTGAAAGCGTCATTGACAAAGATAACGTCGATGTATTCTTCAACTCGAAGGTTCTAGAGCCGATAATAAAAGATAACAAGGTTGTGGGAGTACGTGCCAAGATAGCAGATAAGGTTGCCGAACTCAGATCCAGCATTGTTATCGAGGCAACGGGCTTCTCAAGAGTGCTGAGAAACAAGCTTCCACACGAATGGCCCATCTATGAGCCCATAGACCCAAGAGATACGAATATAGCGTACCGCGAGGTTATAGAATACGAAGATTACAAGATAGATGAGCCGGATGTGATACGGATATATCTTGACCAAGAAATCGCACCAGGAGGATACTGGTGGTACTTCCCGGAATCAGCGAAGAGTGTTAACGTAGGCCTCGGCGTACAAGGTGGCATGGGCTATCCGAACCCAATGACTATATACAAAGAGAAGCTAACTAAACATCCACTTCTCCAAAAGAAGTATCATGTGCACAATGCCGCCGGTGCACCTCTCCCAACGCGTAGGCCGTCTAATACACTTGTTGGACCAGGCATAGTTGCCATAGGCGATGCAGGATACACTGTCAACCCTGTACACGGAGGCGGTATGGGCTACGCGTTCCGAGCAGCATACTACGCTGCACAAGCAATCGAAGAAGCATATAACAGGAACGATTTCAGCGAAGAAGGCTTATGGAGCCTAAACATAAACTATATGCAAAATGTAGGAGCCAAGCAAGCAGCCCTAGACGTCTTCAGGAGGTTCTTGCAGCGTTTACCCAACGACGATATACGATACGGTATGGAGAAGAAGCTTCTTCCAGAGGAGGACGTGCTATATACAAGCAATGTTGGCGAACTCCGCATAAGTACGCTTGAGAAAGCAAAGATAATAATTAGGGGTCTTGGGAGACCAAGCCTTCTCGCAAAGCTCAAACTCGTCGGCGACTACATGAAAAAGGCTAGGGATCACTACATGAACTATCCGGAGAGCCCAGCGCAGCTAAGTGAATGGATAAAGGAGACAGAGAGAATATTCAACGAGTTTGAGCAAAAACTTGCAGAGAAGATGTGA
- a CDS encoding MarC family protein → MPNALNASINLTYMIHSLTILFIAIDPVGNAPLFYGLTSMLSDEKRQKIVKDSCVVATIILLIFALVGDLLLYYFGLSLADFRIAGGIILLIYGIAGIFGWTEATGIRHPEEAEAIAIVPLATPLLAGPAAIATVLYIKAIYGILYAIISIAVNTAITYAMLAYSEKLLELLGENGALALSKIMSILLAAIAVSMIRAGIVEAIATAKSKTTT, encoded by the coding sequence ATGCCGAACGCATTAAACGCAAGCATTAATCTAACGTACATGATTCATTCACTAACAATATTATTCATAGCCATAGACCCCGTAGGCAATGCCCCCCTATTCTATGGGTTAACATCAATGCTCTCTGACGAAAAACGCCAAAAAATAGTTAAGGACAGCTGCGTGGTTGCAACAATAATACTGTTAATCTTTGCACTTGTGGGCGACCTATTGCTATATTATTTCGGCTTATCCCTCGCAGACTTCCGCATAGCTGGCGGAATAATACTGCTAATCTACGGAATTGCCGGTATCTTCGGCTGGACCGAGGCAACAGGAATACGCCATCCAGAAGAGGCTGAAGCGATAGCAATAGTGCCGCTTGCTACACCTCTTCTAGCTGGCCCCGCAGCCATAGCCACTGTGCTATATATAAAGGCGATTTACGGCATACTGTACGCGATTATAAGCATAGCTGTAAACACAGCCATAACCTATGCAATGCTTGCCTATAGCGAGAAATTATTAGAACTTCTAGGCGAGAACGGTGCACTCGCACTCTCTAAGATAATGTCAATCCTACTAGCAGCGATAGCTGTGTCGATGATAAGGGCGGGCATAGTTGAGGCTATAGCAACGGCTAAGAGCAAGACAACAACCTAG
- the lrs14 gene encoding HTH-type transcriptional regulator Lrs14, with translation MSASLEEIRLRLPTGREASIVEGLRFCYDLSETDTAILVELLKGKEYTVDELAEKLKLSKATVNRSLTKLVEIGFVSRTREKKGGAGRPKYKYYVQDPEKVIQKIISDFEQCARTYREVLQELLSKIGTRK, from the coding sequence ATGTCGGCAAGCCTCGAAGAAATAAGGCTCAGACTTCCTACAGGGAGAGAGGCAAGCATAGTAGAGGGACTACGCTTCTGCTACGATCTAAGCGAAACAGATACAGCAATATTAGTGGAACTACTCAAAGGCAAAGAATACACAGTAGACGAACTTGCAGAAAAACTTAAGCTAAGCAAGGCCACCGTTAATAGAAGCCTAACAAAGCTCGTTGAGATCGGATTCGTTTCAAGAACACGCGAAAAGAAGGGAGGCGCAGGAAGACCAAAATACAAATACTACGTACAAGACCCGGAAAAAGTTATTCAGAAAATAATATCGGACTTCGAGCAATGTGCACGCACATATAGAGAAGTCCTACAGGAACTCCTCTCTAAGATAGGAACGCGAAAATAA
- the hsp20 gene encoding archaeal heat shock protein Hsp20, which translates to MSSPWRRRFGFGLGDVFDEIERTIREMERFVARMMEEFEARALSPSLESKGEVRGPIVYGVRITIGPDGQPIIEEFGNVKRIGRKAVVEEVVEPLVDVIEEKDKVTVIAEVPGVDKDKIKIKVKDNKLIIRAEDKDRKYYKEIELPAEVKPETAKAKYRNGILEITFEKKKPEKEEEEEGLEIKVE; encoded by the coding sequence ATGAGTTCTCCTTGGAGACGCAGATTTGGGTTCGGGCTTGGCGACGTATTTGATGAGATAGAGAGAACAATAAGGGAAATGGAACGCTTTGTTGCAAGGATGATGGAAGAGTTCGAGGCACGGGCACTATCACCGTCACTAGAATCCAAGGGTGAAGTACGCGGCCCCATAGTGTATGGCGTAAGAATAACCATAGGTCCCGACGGACAGCCGATAATAGAGGAGTTCGGCAACGTTAAGCGCATTGGTAGGAAAGCCGTTGTAGAAGAAGTCGTTGAGCCACTAGTAGATGTTATAGAGGAGAAGGACAAAGTTACGGTTATCGCGGAAGTACCAGGTGTAGATAAGGATAAGATTAAGATAAAGGTCAAAGATAACAAGCTCATAATAAGAGCGGAGGACAAGGATAGGAAGTACTACAAGGAAATAGAGTTACCTGCAGAGGTAAAACCGGAAACTGCTAAGGCGAAGTATAGGAATGGTATACTTGAAATAACTTTTGAGAAGAAAAAACCCGAAAAAGAGGAAGAGGAAGAAGGCTTAGAAATAAAAGTCGAGTAA
- a CDS encoding PfkB family carbohydrate kinase, with protein MKRMKKNKTFLLDIYSTPTIDVVGAKFTKGGPPFYASLALHAIGATYRIILNIPDNAESSLALIEYLNPTSKKPVKIDNHTLIFKIDVQNDERKIKLLGKEYKSIVVSQESSFALFSPLLWEYTTSDMLKVINSHGCTLVDIQGFSRLKLEDSEVINTFEAALSVLSSIVLSSSNCVIAKFSLEDFANNIEAATTATRILVRRGIRVVLTMGSAGLVAADNGVCLSIEPLLKSGYSVGAGDILATLILYAIYSGMDFTEALLAATSATSCILTLLEKHGVVARASCAKHFKEHIAASKRFLFSNCCLENVAASLSNKR; from the coding sequence ATGAAGAGGATGAAGAAGAATAAAACCTTTTTACTAGACATTTATTCAACTCCAACAATCGATGTGGTGGGAGCGAAGTTCACTAAGGGCGGCCCACCATTTTATGCATCACTTGCACTGCATGCTATAGGAGCAACTTATAGAATAATCTTAAATATCCCAGATAATGCTGAAAGCAGTTTAGCACTAATAGAATATCTTAATCCAACTAGCAAAAAACCCGTCAAAATAGACAACCATACATTAATTTTTAAAATAGACGTTCAAAATGATGAACGAAAAATAAAACTTCTCGGAAAGGAGTACAAAAGCATCGTTGTTTCACAGGAATCGAGTTTTGCGCTGTTCTCGCCCTTATTATGGGAGTACACGACTTCTGACATGCTCAAAGTAATAAACTCCCATGGCTGCACGCTAGTTGATATTCAAGGGTTTTCGAGACTAAAGCTAGAAGACAGTGAAGTCATTAACACGTTCGAGGCTGCTCTTTCCGTACTGTCTTCCATCGTGCTGAGTTCGTCTAATTGTGTAATAGCTAAGTTCAGCCTAGAAGACTTCGCAAACAACATTGAAGCCGCTACCACCGCAACGAGAATTCTCGTAAGGAGAGGCATTAGAGTAGTACTAACCATGGGTTCTGCTGGGCTTGTTGCCGCGGATAACGGAGTATGTTTAAGTATTGAGCCTTTGCTAAAATCGGGTTACTCTGTAGGTGCAGGAGATATTCTTGCTACACTCATACTTTATGCTATTTATAGCGGAATGGACTTTACTGAGGCACTATTAGCTGCTACCTCGGCGACTTCGTGCATATTAACACTGCTTGAAAAACACGGAGTTGTGGCCAGAGCCTCGTGCGCCAAACACTTTAAGGAGCATATTGCTGCGAGTAAACGCTTCCTATTCAGTAATTGCTGCTTGGAGAATGTCGCTGCTTCTCTTTCCAATAAAAGGTAG
- a CDS encoding stage II sporulation protein M, with translation MKPSSAIFKVLLAASITLAYIIGAIMGLSHPYAELIKENKYLNIVNTLPAFWEFISIYLNNIVVSLIIFIFSLTILLGFYQVWINGYAVGTVIALALKNNIPILTVLSLLLPHGVIEIPAMLYAAFLGIQLPFSINKKNRAGKTLLAKTLKGLLTVSVLLFIAAFVEAFITPIIAALVTS, from the coding sequence ATGAAGCCAAGTAGCGCCATTTTTAAAGTACTATTGGCGGCTTCTATAACGTTAGCCTACATAATCGGAGCAATAATGGGGCTTTCGCATCCCTATGCTGAGCTTATTAAAGAAAACAAATACCTAAACATAGTTAACACCTTACCCGCATTTTGGGAATTTATATCAATATATTTAAATAATATAGTAGTATCGTTAATTATCTTTATATTTTCTTTAACTATACTGCTTGGATTCTACCAGGTCTGGATAAACGGCTACGCAGTTGGCACGGTAATAGCGCTTGCACTTAAGAATAATATACCTATCCTTACAGTACTATCTCTCCTCCTACCGCACGGAGTAATAGAGATACCAGCAATGCTCTATGCCGCCTTTCTCGGAATTCAATTACCTTTCTCTATTAATAAGAAAAATAGGGCCGGAAAAACGCTTTTAGCCAAGACGTTAAAAGGTCTCCTTACAGTTTCCGTGTTACTTTTCATCGCGGCCTTTGTTGAAGCTTTTATTACGCCAATAATCGCTGCGTTAGTAACTAGTTGA
- a CDS encoding vWA domain-containing protein — translation MPYIKGVSLDDPPTKYRAERIISILHKLLPNPAHKPDFFDEKLSISIYYALFLPFPILREPEKKDQKELTKYALLSALLSSNQLRNVKRYTVADSTTSTVVSAVLMETIAEELRRLNQHQGGDAKADEQMQAPSAGQSNEELNNIVDKALESVQDVARQAKEISSLAMKFAAGNASMLSLDDVIQDVINLAKNTNVKAIFEVLKLVEDEANMYIRLKKVPSPRGELEGYELGNDVEKIVPSELALPKELFLIKFAERNLLLYRKVVTRDYGKFYILLDKSGSMMGLKIVWAKAVALALAQRAVRERREFFVRFFDSIPYPPIRISKRIHGRDVVKLLEYLARIRANGGTDITRAILTATDDIASTTSGNRVSDIILITDGEDRVAIDMVKRGLARANARLHTVMIHGNNPDLRAISDSYMVATKLDKYEALKVISIS, via the coding sequence ATGCCATATATTAAAGGCGTAAGCCTAGATGATCCTCCGACAAAGTATCGAGCCGAGAGAATAATATCCATACTTCATAAGCTTCTTCCAAACCCGGCCCATAAGCCGGATTTCTTTGACGAGAAACTCTCAATATCAATATACTATGCACTCTTTCTTCCATTCCCCATTCTAAGAGAGCCAGAAAAGAAGGATCAAAAAGAATTGACAAAGTATGCTCTGCTCTCCGCGCTTTTGTCCTCAAACCAGTTGAGAAACGTTAAGCGCTATACTGTGGCTGATTCAACCACTAGTACCGTCGTATCAGCAGTACTAATGGAAACTATAGCTGAAGAGCTTAGGAGGCTAAACCAGCACCAAGGCGGAGACGCGAAAGCAGATGAACAAATGCAAGCACCAAGCGCTGGACAGAGTAACGAGGAGCTTAACAACATAGTTGACAAAGCTCTAGAGTCGGTTCAAGATGTTGCTAGACAAGCCAAAGAAATATCAAGTCTTGCTATGAAATTTGCAGCTGGAAACGCATCTATGCTCTCACTTGACGACGTTATCCAAGACGTTATCAACTTGGCTAAAAACACTAATGTAAAAGCAATCTTTGAGGTACTTAAGCTAGTTGAAGACGAGGCGAACATGTATATACGGCTTAAAAAGGTTCCGAGCCCTCGAGGCGAATTAGAAGGCTATGAACTCGGCAACGACGTTGAGAAGATAGTGCCAAGTGAGCTTGCTCTACCAAAAGAGCTATTTCTTATCAAGTTTGCCGAGCGAAACCTGCTTCTATACCGAAAAGTCGTCACAAGGGATTACGGTAAATTCTACATTCTCCTAGACAAGAGCGGCAGCATGATGGGGCTTAAAATTGTATGGGCAAAGGCAGTCGCACTCGCGCTAGCACAGCGAGCAGTTAGGGAGAGAAGAGAATTCTTTGTACGCTTCTTCGACAGCATACCTTACCCGCCAATCCGAATCTCTAAGAGAATTCATGGAAGGGACGTAGTAAAGCTACTAGAGTATCTTGCACGCATAAGGGCCAATGGCGGAACCGATATAACGAGAGCAATACTGACCGCGACCGACGATATAGCGTCAACAACTTCCGGGAACCGGGTCTCTGACATAATACTGATAACTGATGGTGAAGACCGGGTAGCTATAGATATGGTAAAACGGGGGCTCGCGCGCGCAAACGCAAGGTTGCACACAGTTATGATCCACGGCAACAATCCGGACCTAAGAGCTATCTCTGATAGCTACATGGTTGCAACAAAACTTGACAAATATGAGGCACTGAAAGTCATTTCTATTAGCTAG
- a CDS encoding AAA family ATPase, translating into MKLVDKGVEGLLEKVQAFYKALREPFVARDEEVEALTLALMAREHVILIGEPGTAKSAIARRAAELINARFFKYLLTKYTEPSELFGPLDLNALHEGKYVRITKGKMPEAEIVFLDEVFNANSAVLNALLSIMQERIWYDGYTEIHVPLWTLIGATNRVPEEPELEAIYDRFLIRQYAKPVPENKWSELLDAGWRIESGKVPPAEPVLDMNTLMQVHKLVFNVDLSQVKPKLLRLYAIFEERGIHLTDRRKTKALKVVAAHALLEGRIVAQEKDLVALKYVAPRDIEDFEKVHIILSEELKMPERFIKELNDIRANVRETYHLVDTMRSYDPRLVDLFRSLKIAKSRILNILKETDNQSVKKLAEQTLEEIDKLLEKISYKLGI; encoded by the coding sequence TTGAAGCTAGTCGATAAAGGTGTTGAAGGACTCTTAGAAAAAGTCCAGGCGTTCTATAAAGCACTGAGAGAGCCCTTCGTAGCTCGAGACGAGGAGGTAGAAGCGCTGACCCTCGCACTGATGGCTAGGGAGCATGTTATTCTGATTGGTGAGCCGGGCACAGCTAAATCAGCCATAGCTAGGAGAGCTGCTGAACTCATTAATGCAAGATTCTTCAAGTACCTCTTAACCAAGTACACAGAGCCCAGTGAACTGTTTGGGCCTCTGGACCTCAATGCTCTCCACGAAGGCAAATACGTTAGGATTACTAAGGGCAAGATGCCGGAAGCCGAAATAGTGTTCCTCGACGAGGTGTTCAACGCTAACTCTGCAGTGTTAAACGCACTCCTAAGCATTATGCAGGAACGTATATGGTATGATGGTTACACAGAGATTCACGTACCTCTATGGACTCTTATAGGTGCAACCAACCGTGTGCCCGAGGAGCCAGAGCTAGAGGCTATCTATGACCGCTTCCTCATAAGGCAATATGCTAAGCCCGTGCCCGAGAACAAGTGGAGCGAGCTACTGGATGCTGGGTGGAGAATAGAGTCTGGTAAGGTCCCGCCGGCCGAGCCAGTGCTAGACATGAACACCCTCATGCAGGTTCACAAGCTAGTGTTCAACGTTGATCTCTCACAGGTAAAGCCGAAGCTGCTAAGGCTTTACGCAATATTCGAGGAAAGAGGTATACACCTAACAGATCGAAGGAAGACAAAGGCGCTGAAGGTAGTTGCTGCACACGCATTGCTAGAGGGGAGAATTGTTGCGCAGGAGAAAGACCTAGTTGCACTAAAATACGTAGCACCGAGAGATATAGAGGACTTCGAGAAAGTACATATAATACTGTCTGAAGAGCTCAAGATGCCAGAGCGCTTCATAAAAGAACTCAACGACATAAGGGCCAATGTCAGGGAAACGTACCACCTTGTCGACACGATGCGGAGCTATGATCCGAGACTCGTTGACTTGTTTAGGAGCTTAAAGATAGCTAAGAGTAGAATATTGAACATATTAAAGGAAACCGATAATCAGAGCGTGAAAAAGCTCGCCGAGCAGACACTTGAGGAAATAGATAAACTGCTTGAAAAAATCTCATATAAACTGGGGATATAG